GGCTTCAACGTGGAGACTGTCACCTATAAGAATGTGAAGTTCAACGTGTGGGACGTGGGAGGACAGGACAAGATCCGTCCTCTCTGGAGACATTACTACACGGGCACTCAGGGCCTCATTTTCGTGGTGGACTGTGCCGACAGGGACAGGATAGACGAGGCGAGGCAGGAGCTCCACCGGATCATCAACGACCGGGAGATGAGGGATGCCATCATCCTGATCTTCGCCAACAAACAAGACCTCCCAGATGCCATGAAACCCCACGAGATCCAGGAGAAGTTAGGCCTGACTCGCATCAGAGATAGGAATTGGTACGTTCAGCCCTCATGTGCGACAACAGGGGATGGACTGTATGAGGGCCTGACCTGGCTTACCTCAAATTACAAATCTTAATGTTCCTCCCCTACCAGCATAGACTGTTTTGTGGGCTACAAGCTAAAAGAAGCGTGAaaacatgaggaaaaaaatgcaatctgaAGCAATTAatatcacagcctctctgctgaGTATATATCAAAGAGAGGAGCaattatattctgtttttgttttgtttttttcttttcttttttttttggataatGATGACTTCCCTATAACCCAGATTTTCTTTTAAACAAAAAGACAATTGTTTTGGCT
This genomic stretch from Centroberyx gerrardi isolate f3 chromosome 18, fCenGer3.hap1.cur.20231027, whole genome shotgun sequence harbors:
- the arf6a gene encoding ADP-ribosylation factor 6a, which codes for MGKMLSKIFGNKEMRILMLGLDAAGKTTILYKLKLGQSVTTIPTVGFNVETVTYKNVKFNVWDVGGQDKIRPLWRHYYTGTQGLIFVVDCADRDRIDEARQELHRIINDREMRDAIILIFANKQDLPDAMKPHEIQEKLGLTRIRDRNWYVQPSCATTGDGLYEGLTWLTSNYKS